AACGTACCAGGAAAGCCCAGGGGGACGAGCCTTCCCGGAAGACGGCGGGGAGGAAAGCTGCCCCTGCGCCGATCGGCCTGGGCTGGTGGGAGGGGCTGAGCGCATGGGTGGCGGGGTGGGGCGTCAAGATGGGGACGCGAGCACGGCGTCCGTCCCGCCGCCCGTCCCGGCGGCGCTCCCGTTGACCCTGGGCGGGGACGGCGAGCCGTGTGCCGCGGCGTCTTGGGGATGGATCTCCCCGGGTGGGCCGAGCGGCCTCCCGCTCCTGCACGCTGACGTTGCAGGCGGCGAGGGACGTTCAGTCGAGCAGCCCCACGGGAGTGAGGAGTGGGAGGCCCATGTCGAGGTCCAAGTGGTTGATGCACGCCCGACGGAGCAAGATGAGCACATCAGTGCCTACCATTCTTCCTTTTACAGAATAAATCTGCTCAAGTTGCTCCTTCTCAAAAAAGGGTCAAGAAAAAGGCCGTCTCAGACGGAGTGAAATCTGCTCGGCCACAGAAAGGACGAGAAGGGGCCTCTGAGGAGTTCTGAGGGTTAAAGGACACGGGAGCTGGAGGGAGGCCGGGAGAGCGCTTGATTCTCAGGGGGACGCAAAGGGCAAGGGGTGCGAACCACAGGTTGGGGGACTGGGACGGCCTGGACCCCGACGGGCACCTGTGGCACAGGGAAGCGCATGACACCCGACGGAAGACGCCCGGCTCAGGAGGGACACTGCCTCCATGCAGCGCCTGATCGTGCACGTAGACATGGACGCCTTTTACGCCTCCGTCGAGGAGCGGGAGCAGCCTGAGCTGGCCGAGCGGCCCATCGCGGTCATCGTCCCTGGCCGCCGCGGCATCGTCATGACCGCTAACTACGTCGCCCGCAGCTTTGGCGTTCACAGCGCCCTTCCCGTGTATCAGGCCCGGTTGCGCTGCCCCGGCATCGTCCTCATTCCGCAGCGCATGGACCTGTACCGCGCCGTCTCCGCGCAGATTCACGGGGTCTTCGCCCGGTACACGGGGATCATTGAACCGCTCGCGTTGGACGAGGCCTACCTGGACCTGACCGCAGAGGGCCGGACGCTGGAGGACGCCGAGGGGATCGCCCGCGCGATCCAAGCCGACATCCTGACCGAGACGCACCTGACCTGCTCGGCCGGGGTCTCGGTGAACAAGTTCCTCGCCAAGTTCGCCAGCGGAAGGCACAAGCCCGCCGGGCTCACCGTCATCTACCCTGAGGAGGTGGACGCCCTGCTCGCTGGCCTGCCCGTCGAGGACTTCTACGGGGTGGGGCCGGTCATCGCGGGGAAGCTCCAGGCCCAGGGCATCCACACGGGGGCAGACCTGCGGGCGAGGTCCCTGGCGGACCTGCAAGCCATTCTGGGGAGCGGGAAGCTGGCGCCGCGCCTGTACGATCTGGCACGGGGGGTGGATGAGCGGCCGGTGGAGGCGAACCGCGAGCCGCAGTCCATCGGGGTGGAGCGGACCTTCGACCATGACCTGAGCACGCGGGAGG
This is a stretch of genomic DNA from Deinococcus aerius. It encodes these proteins:
- the dinB gene encoding DNA polymerase IV codes for the protein MQRLIVHVDMDAFYASVEEREQPELAERPIAVIVPGRRGIVMTANYVARSFGVHSALPVYQARLRCPGIVLIPQRMDLYRAVSAQIHGVFARYTGIIEPLALDEAYLDLTAEGRTLEDAEGIARAIQADILTETHLTCSAGVSVNKFLAKFASGRHKPAGLTVIYPEEVDALLAGLPVEDFYGVGPVIAGKLQAQGIHTGADLRARSLADLQAILGSGKLAPRLYDLARGVDERPVEANREPQSIGVERTFDHDLSTREAVLAELLSLTAEVEARWSKRGYVGRTAVLKLSFEDGTTVTRHRTREQPLKGANELAQAVTEVLTPELLAGHRVRLLGVSLVNLRARD